The Pueribacillus theae nucleotide sequence TTCATGACAACCATCTGAAGCATAAGGAGCCATTTTCGAATGGAAATGGGAAATACTATATATTATCACCAATTATGGAGGGAAACCCATGACAAATTTCTGTCCCGTTCTATGGCCGGAAGAACCAACTCCGGAGCACTTAATAAATTGCAGTAGCTGCGGTCTCGATAAGCAGGGTTCACGAATGGTTTGGGGAGAAGGCAACCCCGAAGCGCCAATTATGGTCGTACTAGACAATCCGGGAGCCCGTGAGGATCGGGAAGGAAATCCATTTGTATGCGGTACACGACAAATGTTACAACAAGCTGTAAATCATGTCAGCTTGGATAAGGATGATTTGTACATAACTTATATACTAAAAAGAAAACCTGTGCGTGCCTATGATAAAGAACGAACCCGCCAAATCTGCATGGTCCATCTCAAAGAACAGCTTCAGGCCAAGCAGCCTGATTTTATTGTTTGTTTAGGCAATGTTGCAGTTCAATCCTTTTTTCAAAATCCCAAGTTGGACGTGAAAACATTGCGAGGAGTGATGCATCATGTTCAAGGCTTTCGAACGGTTGTAGGCTACCATCCATTGGCAGTTAGACGCCGTCCTAATCTGAGGCCACTATTTATTGAGGATTGGGAGTTTGTTGCGTATCAATATTTTCAAAAAAAATAAGTTAGGTAGTAATTAGGCAACCCCTTTTTCTTCTTCTAAAGCGATGGAGTAAAAATTAAATTGATATTCCAGGCTTTTCCCACCTTTAATCAAATGTTTAATTAGGTAATTAAAGTCGATTGAATCCTTAGTGTGAGGAGAATCGACTTTTTTCATTCGATAGCAATCTCTGTAACAATACTTAAAAAGACTATTTAATACCTATGCTATTTTCACATTATTTTTTACGAACCTTAAGAAATCCGTCTGCTGCATCCCAAATCAATCCGAATACTAGTAGAATTAGGATCCAGGATGTGGATTGTTCCCAAACGCCGCTTACCGTTCTAAATGCCTCACTGCCTTCCGTAAGGAAGCCTGCCTGCGTTAATTCCAGCATGAAATCCGGATTCCAAAATGCTGGCCCATTGACCATAAACAAAATTGCTATCATAGAAACCAAATTAACGATTGACGTATAGATAACAAGCTTCATCGTCCATTTTCCAAAAATAAGCTTTAAACATTCCTTGATGATCCCGAACCCAAATATAAGAATAATAAAGAACAGGTAGGAACCATATGTCTCTTCATTTAAAAATGGAACAACACCGGAGAATTCTTCATGAAATACCCAAATGCCAAAATATTCACTCGAAAAAGCAAAAATCACGATGAACAAAACATAAAATATAATCCCTGTAATTGACTCGCCGCGTTTTATTTGTCTTTTTTTATCAGGAATAGGCGCTAAATCCGAGACTTTCCATTCCTTATCCATTTGCAAATCTTTTGAATGAATGCCTTTAGAATATTCTCCTATGGCAAATCCAAAGGTGGTCCATCCAAAAGCCATCGGAATAACAGTAACAAATGATACAATGAAATCGATAAAATGGTCGAGGATCGAAATTGGATTGAGAATGATTTGAATAACAAACCCAACACCCATGGATACCGCAATAGAAATCAAAACAATCTTTAACACCAAAATGTACGCATCAAAAAGTTCTGGCCCAATTAAATATTTTTTCGTTCCACGATATTTTTGTGCTAAATGCTTTGGATTCCCTAATGCCACCAGAACAGCTTCTACATCTTTATCCGTCACTTTCCTGCCTTGAACGCGCGCCTCCAACATATCTTCAATCAGACCACGAAGTTCTTCCGCGATATCTTCTCTTTGTGCTTGCGGCAGCTTTTGTGTAACCGCATAAATATAGCGATTAATCATCTCCAACTTTTTCATCCCCTTTATTTTCAATTACAAGATTCAAACTTTGGACAATACTTCTCCATTCAACTACTAACAAATCAAACACTTCTTTTCCTGTTTCACTTAATAAATAATACTTACGCGGCCTCGATTCATTTGTATCCCACTTACTATCTAACAACCCTTGCTTTTCCAATCTTCTAAGCAATGGATACAATGTTCCTGGCTCTACATGAATTCCTTTTTCAGAAAGCTCTGTAACGAGTGAGTATCCGTATTGAGGTTCAGAAAGCTGACTAAGCACACCGATCGTAATCGTACCTCGCCGCAACTCCTGCATTAATTTATCCAAATGTTCATTTGCCTTGCTCATACTATCAACTCCTCAACTCATTATAGTGTATGTCGCAGACTATTGTAAAGTGAATATCAATGTAAATTCTAAATTAATTTGGGTAAACCATTTCATTGTTTGACAAAAGCTCAATATGCCATTATTATCACGATCAATTCGAACTTAATTACGGGAGAGATAGAGATGAAAATTTATGTTGATGCAGATGCTTGTCCGGTGAAAGATATTATTATCTCAGAAGGCACGAATGCAGAAATTCCGATTATCCTTGTTACTAGCTTTTCTCATTTTTCAAATGCGGAACAACCATCAGGAGTGGAAACCATTTATGTTGACACTGGAGCAGATGCGGCGGATTATCGGATTATGAAGTTAGCGGAAAGAGGAGATATCATTGTTACACAAGACTATGGTCTTGCTTCACTAGGTTTGGCAAAAGGGTGTACAGTCCTTCACCATAAAGGGTTTCCCTATACAAATGAAAACATTGACCAATTATTACAAACACGTTATTTGAGTGCAATGGCTCGAAAAAGCGGAAAACGCACAAAGGGACCACGTCCCTTTACATCAGAAGATAAGGAGAAATTTAGAGGGGCTTTTAAAAAAGCAATTTCAGATGAAAAATAACCATCGAACGTAAAGATTTTCGTTTTTTTGATTTGTTTACTTCTTAGCTGGCCGCATGCCGCATCAATGTCAGTTCCCTGTTCACTTCGAACTCCGCAATGAATTCCTTTTTTCATTAGGGTATCATAAAATGCGAGAATAACCTGTTTCTAACTTCTTTGATAATAGGCATGCTCATCAACTGGATGTAGTAACACAAGCCGACAGACCATAATTAAATGCCGATTCAATTAGATTACCTTCTTGCATTTTGAATAAAATTTGGTGGTTCCATCCTCACACACTTGTTTCATTGATTTTGTTCTAAAGACTGGATGACAAATGTTTTTCCACTATCGCCAAACAGTCTTTATTAAAATTTTTCATTAATTCTTCCTCATTTTAAAAGATACTTAGAAGCCAGAATCTAGATCTAAGTTTGCGACAAATTTAGACTTTCTGATCTTTAATTTGAACGTCTCGCTACTTGCTCTAGAAACAGCTTGACTTAATCAGGTAATTCATCGGCTGATCTATTGTGAACGAGACGCATTTGAGTTGCTCTGATTGAACCGTGTCCCCTCTTCCATAGACATAAAAAAGCTGGTATTCGTTTTCTGCTAGTACATATTGTTCAAAAACTTCATTTGCAGGATCAATAATCCAATATTCGAGGATATGATATTGCGCATAAACTTTTAGCTTGTTGAACCGATCTCGCTTAATCGAATGAGGAGAAAGTATTTCCCCGACTAAGCTAGGAGTGCCTTCAATTCCCCTGCTAGTAATTATATCCATCTTACTGCGCGGCACCATTACTAGATCAGGCTGGCGAACCTCAGTATTCGACAAAATCAAATCGATAGGCGATGCAAAAATCACATAATCCGGCTGACAACTATTCATGAGTACAGTTAATATCTGAGTAAGGATAACTTGATGCTTGAGAGATGGGGCAGGAGTTATCAACTCTAGTACCCCGTTGGCTACTTCATACTGTTGATTAACATTCTTTTACTCCACGTATATAATGAACAGTAATTCATTATTTTTTAAACATATTTTTTTCAGCCATTTTCTCTTTAGCCCAATTATAGTCCCCTTCAAAACAATGAACTTCCTTTGATTCAATCCAATAAATCTTCTCAAATAGCTTATTCAGGAAATAACGATCATGAGAGACAGCTAAAATTGTTCCGTTATATTCTTCAAGTGCATCTTCTAATACTTCTCGAGACTCAATATCTAGATGATTCGTCGGTTCATCTAAAATCAACAAATTAAAGTCTTGATACATCAGCTGAGCTAATCGAAGCCTCATTCTTTCTCCGCCACTCAACTGTGACACCTTTCGAAAGACCGTATGTCCATAAAATAAAAATCTCGCTAAAATTTTCCTTGCCTCTCCCTCCGTCACCCTTACCTCATTGCGAAATGCCCCTATGATTGTTTCATTTTGCAAATCTGGAAATATGTGTTGGGATAAATAGCCGATTTTCACATTGCTTCCTACTCTAACTTCCCCTTCATCGGGGTTGAATTGCTGGAGAATCAATTTGAGCAAAGTTGATTTCCCTGTTCCATTTTCTCCAATAATAGCTGCACGTTGCTGATAAGCCACATGCATGTTGACATTCTTAAATAAAAGTTTTTCTCCAAACCTCTTTGATACACCTTGGAGCTTTATCACATCATTCCCGCTCCGATCAGTGGATTCCATTGCCAATTTCATTTTCTTTCGTTGAAGTGTAGGACGGTTCAATTTTTCCATTCGTTCTAATGCCCTTTCCATATTTCTTGCTCGTTTATGAAGACCTTCACTGGGCGGATTGGATCGATTTGCCCAATCTCGTAGACGTTTTATAGCTTCCTTCATTTTCTTTATTTTCTTTTGCTGTTCTTCATAAGCATGAAACTCTCTAAGCAAACGCTCTTCTTTTTCTTTCACAAAACCTGAAAAATTTGTATGGTAGTACTCGATTTTTCCTTCATCCAAATCCAAAATCTTATCTGCAACGTCATCTAAAAAGTAACGATCATGGGAAATGACAACAATCGTTCCACGATATGCTTGCAAAAAGTTGCCCAACCATTCCACTGCCGCCAAGTCTAAATGATTCGTCGGTTCATCCAGCAATAAAAAGTCCGGATTTTCGAGAAGAATGAGAGCGAGGCCTACCTTTGTTTTTTCTCCACCACTTAGGGTAAAAAATGGTTTATCTAATAAATCGTGAATATTCAAACCGTTACTGATTCTTTCAATATTGGCATCGATTTCATATCCGCCTTTTAATGTATAATCATCTTGTAAATTACCATAATCCGCCATTAACTTTTCTAGTTTTGATTCGTTTGATTCATTTCTCATTTCCTCTTCAAGTTTTCTCATCTTTTCTTCTATTTGTAAAAGTGCTGAGAAAGCTGTCTTTAAAACTTCTTTAGTGAGTGATTTATTGTGAAAGTCCGGAATTTGGGCAAGATAGCCAACTGAAGTCCCTTTTTTCCAATGGATTTGACCAGAATCAGGTGTTTCCTCACCGGCAAGCAGTCTTAACAACGTAGTCTTACCGCTTCCATTCCGGCCGACTAGCCCAACTCGATCCCTTTCTTGAATTTCAAATGATATATTTTCAAAAATGGAGTTGCCTCCATACATCTTTTTCACTTGATTAACACTGCATGCAATCATGTGTATCCTTCCTCCTTCGATAAATAAACACGCAAAAAAGCCATGGGAAACACACCTTTCCCATGACTTTGCAAATGATGGCATAAAAAAAGAAGAGCATGAAAAGCCCCTCTTTAACCATTTCTTATATATTGTGGGTTTAGAGATGTTTTCACCGTTTTAGATTTGCTATGAAGTTGCTAAAAAGGGCATACGTATCCCGTTAACAACTGAAGCAGCAAATTTTGCACGGTTAAGAAACAAGTATTCAGTCCAAAATCCGTGCACTAAAACAGCTCGATTTAACATCTTTACCCACCTCCGTCTCATCGTTATTCGATTATATCTTATAGGTTTTAAAATTAATTTTCAAGGTGAAATTGCACCTGCTGCAAAGGCCGTGAAAGTAATGACCTTCTAGAATTTCTAGAGATTAAGGTTAAAAAAGTTCAAAAATACTGACCAGTATAGGAGTTTGTATTCTTTGCGACCTCCGCAGGTGTCCCTTCAGCAATGACCTGGCCACCGGCTTCGCCGCCTTCTGGACCCAAATCAATAATCCAGTCTACTGCTTTAATAAATTGGCTGTTATGTTCAACACAAATCACCGTATTTCCTGCATCAACGAGGCGGTTCAAAAGCTTTAATAATTGATTGACATCATTTGGATGTAGGCCAGTTGTTGGTTCATCTAATAGATAAAGTGTACTTTTATTCCCTTTTTTCATCAACTCTTTCGCTAATTTCAACCGTTGTCCTTCTCCACCGGAAAGCGTCGTTAAAGACTGTCCCATCTTTAAATAACCTAAGCCGATTTCAACAAGCAATTCGAGAATTGCCCGTATTTTTGCTTCTTCTTTGAATAAAATCAAACCATCTTGAATGGAACTTTCGAGTACATCATTAATAGTGTACCTGTATCGTGCATCTGGAGAGGCTTTCACTTCTGCTTCCTAGGGAAATACCTATCTATCTCATTTGCTTGCTCGTCACTGCAGGACTCTATTATTTTTATAAAAACTGTATCGTACATATTTCTATATTGGGCGTAAAGTGGAATTTGCTTCTTTTTTCCTTGCAACTGCTGCTTGTCGTAATTTATGTCGTCTTAAAGCCATCATGGACTTATATTATACTTGCTATCCTTTTTATCGGGATTGAATTATTTAGGCTGAAGGTTTCCCAAAAACTGTCCACTTTGACACAGGAAAACAATCTGTTAAAGGAACAAATTAACCACTTTAATGAGACATTCCGGATTGTCCGCAGTGAGCGCCATGATTTTCTCAAGCATGTTTCCGCCATTCACTTCATGCTTGAAAATGGAAAAGCCGATGAGACAAAACTCTATCTCGATGAGTTGGTAGATGGATATGAGGAAACAAATCTTTCAATCAGAGGCGAACGTGGAATTGTTGCCGGAGTTCTACATCAAATGTACGGGAGGGCTAAGGCGTCGGGAATTGAGGTCGTCTATAACCTTGATCTCCCGTTGTCGACATTGCCGCTTCCGGATGCAGAGATAGTAAAGCTGATTGGAAACCTCTTAACGAATAGCATTGAAGCTAGTGAAGAATGGCAAAAGAAGCGAAAAGAACAAGCGAAGGTCAGCCTGCAATTTTATAAACGAAGCGGCTTGTTTTTACTTATTTGTAAAAATAATAGCCTGCCGATCCCGACATCCGTCCTTGATCACTTATTTCAAACGTATGGGAAAACGACGAAGGGTAGCAGACATGAGGGACTGGGAACAAAGATAATTAAGGATATCGTAGATGAGAACAGCGGCTTTTTGGATTTTGTTTATAAAGACGAAGAGTTCACCGTAAAAATCAAGTTCCCAGCGATTCAATAATGCGTTGGGGATATGCTTAATAGATTATACTAAATAAGAAACATCAAAAAATTAAAAAACTGCTGTTTTTATTCTTATATAAATTAGACAGCCATAAAAAGGCGACCTTCATCCAAATTGAGAATGAGGAGTCGTTTTTAGCAAATATCTACCCAATTATTGACAGGCGATTTTAACGTTTAACATGGGCATCAGGTGCCTTGTCCGCTACAAGATTCAAGGAGATGTTATGCTCAAGAAGTGCCTTTAGCCCACAGAGCACCATCGTGTATCCTCCCATTGAGTCAATGGCTTGATTTACGATATTATCTCCATTTCCTGTAAAACCTGAGGGCGTAATCGTGACAAAAGTTTCAGTATCTGTTCGGGGAGTAAAGATCCACTCGACCGTGGTGCTGTCCGACGATTCGATTAGAATACGCTTGTTTTGTTCAATTTCTTTTACATAAACGTCATCCGAAACACCGTACATCTCCCAATCCCACCGGACATGCCTTCCCTCTTCTAATCTTCCGCTACTTTTAGTGAACCAGAATCTCGTAGTAATTGCCGGGTCGATAAAAGCCTCAAACACTTCTTCAACTGGTTTTCTAATAAGCATTTCTGTCTTAACAACCGGTACAGACATACTATCAACTCCTACATTCAAATATATATTATTAAATGCTAGCATAGCATATGAAAAGCTCACATATTTCTTATCGATTGCTATTTTTTGCTTTCAAACGTAGGAACCCTGAATTAAAGTAGTAATGGCAGATTTTCCCCTGTTTTTCGATTCACAAATTGTGCTTCAACACGATCATTCATTGCTTGAAAGGATTTGAGGTGATGTCCAGTGATAACTGCTTCTTTACCTATTTGCTCTTTTACAGATTTAAGAAGACGCATAAGTAATCGCCCACGGTGAATGGAATATTGCGGATAATTATAACTAGCATCCAATCCTCTTGGCTCCTGCCAAATCTTTTGACCGTATTTGTTGAAATAAATTAATTCTGCAGTAGGTATCTGTCTCCTGAAGCTTCTTTTCCAATCCCAGATCAGTCAGTATCCGTACGGCATGGGGCAAAAGGTTAATCCCAACTCCGAGCGCTTTAATGGTTTCCACACTTTCACATACACGCACTGATACGCCAACGCGGTGAAGTTTAAGGGCAGCAATAAGCCCTCCAATGCCACCGCCCATAGCAGTATTAGTTTTTGTCAACTTAATCTCTCTCCTCGATACTAAGTTCTACTTTTCTTAATTATCGCATTAAAGACCACCTTTTCAATATAAAGATGAAAAGTTAAATATGAGCATATGAAATACCCGCATATTTTATCGATTGCTATTTTTTTGCATCTCAAAATTAGCTTGCATAAGTTCGTATATTTTACGCGTTGTGTTGACATTCCTAACCGTTACTTGTTTATAGATCTTCGCTCCAATAATCTTCGGCATTCCGCTTTTGGTTACATTTTTCTTGTCAACTGACCAAAGAATCGCACCGGGCACATATTTCACCGTATCAATTTCCGGTTTGATGAGCAGACTCTCCAATACCGATTCATCGTCAACCTCATCCCATAAAAACATGACATCACTTTTCATTTCTTTGTCGTTTTTCCATGTATCTGGAATCGCGTTGAAGATTTTTCCGACTTCTTCAATACTGCGAACGACAACTTTAATTTGTAATCCAAAATCTTCGTGTATCCCTTTTTCAAGAATGTGGGATATTTCTGTTTTTGAAAGACTATCGTGTGTAAAGATAATATTACCTGTGTTAATATAGGTCACAACAGACTTCATGCCTACTCGTTCAAACGTTTGTTTCAGCAACTTCATGTCAATTTTATTGTTCCCCCCGACATTAATCCCTCGAAGAAGTGCAACATAGATCATGGCGATTCCCCCCAGCAAATTTACTTATCCTAGCAAATAACAAAAACATCCGTTCAATTAGTTTGATGATAAGTGAACGGATGGAAATCATGCAATTTTTATTAACATGCCGATAGTTCCTTTATGCTGTTCTTTTTAATGAATTTTCCGAAACCAATTATCCATATATATCACCTTGCTGCGACTCTTCTTATCTGTTCTATTAAGTAATACCCTCCTTGTTTCTGCTTGTCCCAATGCAATGGCTTTTGATAAAGATTTCGGTTGAAATCTTCCTATATCTTGCAAATCAATATCGATTAAAAGATCAGTATGTTCCTCTAGGCAACGCTCTGTATTCTTTTGGCTTGCAATATCAATATATCGATTCAAAACGGATAATAGATTGGATGGATAATGAGGATTTGAGCTTCGAACTCTGACAGATGTCACATTTTCCGCCCCCATTCTTCTGACAATATCTGCGGGGTTGTTGTTTAGAATATAGCCATCCACTAATAATTTATTGTTGATTTCCACCGGGGAAAATATACCTGGAATCGCAATGCTTGCACGAATGGCAAGCGCCACTTCTCCAGAATCAATGACGACCATTTCTCCAGAAATCAGATCCACACAAATGACGGCGAATGGAAGATCCAAATCTGAAAAATGCTTTCCTTCTGTCAATCTTAGCAATGTTCTATAGATGCGATCTCCTTTAATCCAACCCTTTCTGTTGAAACCTATGTCAATATGGCGATAAATGGATAATTTGTGAAGAACGTTTCTCATCTTTCCTGGATCCATACCACATGCAAAAAGACCACCGATCACAGATCCTGCACTTGTTCCAGCGATGTGAGTGATTTTGAAATCATTCCGTGTTAATTCTTGTAATACACCGATATGGGCAACTCCCCTGAGGGAACCGCCCCCTAGTGAAACTCCCGTCTGTTTCAATTATTTTCCC carries:
- a CDS encoding FAD-dependent monooxygenase, coding for MTKTNTAMGGGIGGLIAALKLHRVGVSVRVCESVETIKALGVGINLLPHAVRILTDLGLEKKLQETDTYCRINLFQQIRSKDLAGAKRIGC
- a CDS encoding uracil-DNA glycosylase, whose translation is MTNFCPVLWPEEPTPEHLINCSSCGLDKQGSRMVWGEGNPEAPIMVVLDNPGAREDREGNPFVCGTRQMLQQAVNHVSLDKDDLYITYILKRKPVRAYDKERTRQICMVHLKEQLQAKQPDFIVCLGNVAVQSFFQNPKLDVKTLRGVMHHVQGFRTVVGYHPLAVRRRPNLRPLFIEDWEFVAYQYFQKK
- the abc-f gene encoding ribosomal protection-like ABC-F family protein; the encoded protein is MIACSVNQVKKMYGGNSIFENISFEIQERDRVGLVGRNGSGKTTLLRLLAGEETPDSGQIHWKKGTSVGYLAQIPDFHNKSLTKEVLKTAFSALLQIEEKMRKLEEEMRNESNESKLEKLMADYGNLQDDYTLKGGYEIDANIERISNGLNIHDLLDKPFFTLSGGEKTKVGLALILLENPDFLLLDEPTNHLDLAAVEWLGNFLQAYRGTIVVISHDRYFLDDVADKILDLDEGKIEYYHTNFSGFVKEKEERLLREFHAYEEQQKKIKKMKEAIKRLRDWANRSNPPSEGLHKRARNMERALERMEKLNRPTLQRKKMKLAMESTDRSGNDVIKLQGVSKRFGEKLLFKNVNMHVAYQQRAAIIGENGTGKSTLLKLILQQFNPDEGEVRVGSNVKIGYLSQHIFPDLQNETIIGAFRNEVRVTEGEARKILARFLFYGHTVFRKVSQLSGGERMRLRLAQLMYQDFNLLILDEPTNHLDIESREVLEDALEEYNGTILAVSHDRYFLNKLFEKIYWIESKEVHCFEGDYNWAKEKMAEKNMFKK
- a CDS encoding RAxF-45 family protein translates to MRRRWVKMLNRAVLVHGFWTEYLFLNRAKFAASVVNGIRMPFLATS
- a CDS encoding sensor histidine kinase, producing the protein MHLERLSLLLPREIPIYLICLLVTAGLYYFYKNCIVHISILGVKWNLLLFSLQLLLVVIYVVLKPSWTYIILAILFIGIELFRLKVSQKLSTLTQENNLLKEQINHFNETFRIVRSERHDFLKHVSAIHFMLENGKADETKLYLDELVDGYEETNLSIRGERGIVAGVLHQMYGRAKASGIEVVYNLDLPLSTLPLPDAEIVKLIGNLLTNSIEASEEWQKKRKEQAKVSLQFYKRSGLFLLICKNNSLPIPTSVLDHLFQTYGKTTKGSRHEGLGTKIIKDIVDENSGFLDFVYKDEEFTVKIKFPAIQ
- a CDS encoding HAAS signaling domain-containing protein, with amino-acid sequence MINRYIYAVTQKLPQAQREDIAEELRGLIEDMLEARVQGRKVTDKDVEAVLVALGNPKHLAQKYRGTKKYLIGPELFDAYILVLKIVLISIAVSMGVGFVIQIILNPISILDHFIDFIVSFVTVIPMAFGWTTFGFAIGEYSKGIHSKDLQMDKEWKVSDLAPIPDKKRQIKRGESITGIIFYVLFIVIFAFSSEYFGIWVFHEEFSGVVPFLNEETYGSYLFFIILIFGFGIIKECLKLIFGKWTMKLVIYTSIVNLVSMIAILFMVNGPAFWNPDFMLELTQAGFLTEGSEAFRTVSGVWEQSTSWILILLVFGLIWDAADGFLKVRKK
- a CDS encoding SRPBCC family protein yields the protein MSVPVVKTEMLIRKPVEEVFEAFIDPAITTRFWFTKSSGRLEEGRHVRWDWEMYGVSDDVYVKEIEQNKRILIESSDSTTVEWIFTPRTDTETFVTITPSGFTGNGDNIVNQAIDSMGGYTMVLCGLKALLEHNISLNLVADKAPDAHVKR
- a CDS encoding YaiI/YqxD family protein, which translates into the protein MKIYVDADACPVKDIIISEGTNAEIPIILVTSFSHFSNAEQPSGVETIYVDTGADAADYRIMKLAERGDIIVTQDYGLASLGLAKGCTVLHHKGFPYTNENIDQLLQTRYLSAMARKSGKRTKGPRPFTSEDKEKFRGAFKKAISDEK
- a CDS encoding PadR family transcriptional regulator yields the protein MSKANEHLDKLMQELRRGTITIGVLSQLSEPQYGYSLVTELSEKGIHVEPGTLYPLLRRLEKQGLLDSKWDTNESRPRKYYLLSETGKEVFDLLVVEWRSIVQSLNLVIENKGDEKVGDD
- a CDS encoding DUF1697 domain-containing protein, coding for MIYVALLRGINVGGNNKIDMKLLKQTFERVGMKSVVTYINTGNIIFTHDSLSKTEISHILEKGIHEDFGLQIKVVVRSIEEVGKIFNAIPDTWKNDKEMKSDVMFLWDEVDDESVLESLLIKPEIDTVKYVPGAILWSVDKKNVTKSGMPKIIGAKIYKQVTVRNVNTTRKIYELMQANFEMQKNSNR
- a CDS encoding patatin-like phospholipase family protein, producing the protein MKQTGVSLGGGSLRGVAHIGVLQELTRNDFKITHIAGTSAGSVIGGLFACGMDPGKMRNVLHKLSIYRHIDIGFNRKGWIKGDRIYRTLLRLTEGKHFSDLDLPFAVICVDLISGEMVVIDSGEVALAIRASIAIPGIFSPVEINNKLLVDGYILNNNPADIVRRMGAENVTSVRVRSSNPHYPSNLLSVLNRYIDIASQKNTERCLEEHTDLLIDIDLQDIGRFQPKSLSKAIALGQAETRRVLLNRTDKKSRSKVIYMDNWFRKIH